A genomic stretch from Candidatus Bathyarchaeota archaeon includes:
- a CDS encoding CTP-dependent riboflavin kinase → MTYTVYAQPMIRVIGVVTSGLGVAGFYVNLPWVRRQLREKLGFEPYPGTLNLKVDREARRTLEKKACAEIVPAEGFYKGLLVEVLVEDSIRAAAIIPLKPDYPEDLVEIIAAENLREKLSLKDGDRVTVQLL, encoded by the coding sequence TTGACCTACACCGTATATGCTCAGCCTATGATAAGGGTTATCGGGGTGGTCACAAGCGGTTTAGGCGTCGCCGGCTTCTACGTAAACCTTCCTTGGGTTAGGAGACAGCTTCGGGAAAAACTCGGTTTCGAACCCTATCCTGGGACCTTAAACCTAAAAGTCGATAGAGAGGCTAGGAGAACTCTTGAAAAGAAAGCTTGTGCAGAAATAGTTCCGGCTGAGGGATTTTATAAAGGACTCTTAGTCGAGGTTCTTGTAGAGGATTCTATAAGGGCGGCCGCGATAATACCGTTGAAACCCGACTATCCAGAAGACCTTGTCGAGATAATCGCTGCCGAAAACCTCCGGGAAAAACTCAGTCTAAAAGACGGAGACCGTGTGACGGTTCAGCTACTGTGA
- a CDS encoding radical SAM protein: MSRKVFRITADSGIPLIGSVGFGLIDRGTNVIQVRPTSVCPLSCIFCSTDAGPRSRRRLTEYMVELDYLVDEFRRLTAVKDCRFIEAHIDTVGDPLTYPKLPELCQALRETPKVEVVSLQTHGYLLTEKLVDRLEAAGLSRINLSIDSLDPELAKRISGTENYDVERIVGIAEYIAASRIDLLIAPVWVPGVNDGDIEKLIKLALKIGAGKRWPPLGIQKMLIHKHGRKPKGVKPMSWREFYGRLRRLELSYGVRLILKPDDFGTHKCRGLPLAFKRLEKTWVKLVGPGLFKGEKLGVARGRVLTVVDAEEAPVGSKIRVRVIRVKDNIYMARFEP; encoded by the coding sequence ATGTCTAGAAAAGTTTTTCGCATAACCGCCGACAGTGGTATACCGCTTATAGGGTCCGTAGGCTTCGGGCTTATCGATAGGGGAACAAATGTGATACAGGTCAGACCGACGAGCGTATGTCCGCTCTCCTGTATATTCTGCTCGACCGACGCCGGTCCACGGTCTAGGAGAAGGCTTACCGAGTACATGGTTGAGCTAGACTATCTGGTCGATGAGTTTAGAAGGCTCACAGCCGTTAAAGACTGCCGTTTCATCGAGGCGCACATAGACACGGTAGGAGACCCCTTAACCTACCCTAAACTTCCTGAGCTATGTCAGGCATTAAGAGAGACCCCTAAGGTTGAAGTCGTCTCGCTGCAGACCCATGGATATCTCTTAACCGAGAAGCTTGTAGACCGGCTTGAGGCTGCTGGTTTATCAAGGATAAACTTGTCGATAGACAGCTTAGACCCGGAACTTGCGAAGAGGATCTCAGGAACCGAAAACTACGATGTCGAAAGGATCGTAGGGATCGCCGAGTACATCGCGGCCTCTAGGATAGACTTGTTGATAGCTCCTGTATGGGTTCCTGGTGTCAACGATGGAGATATCGAGAAGCTCATAAAGCTGGCTTTAAAGATAGGCGCCGGTAAACGCTGGCCGCCGCTTGGTATACAGAAGATGCTCATCCATAAGCACGGTAGAAAGCCTAAAGGTGTAAAGCCTATGAGCTGGAGAGAGTTCTATGGGAGATTGCGAAGGCTAGAGTTGTCGTACGGGGTTAGGCTAATCCTAAAGCCGGATGACTTCGGAACGCATAAATGCAGAGGTCTGCCGCTAGCGTTTAAGAGGCTCGAGAAGACATGGGTTAAGCTTGTGGGGCCGGGTTTGTTCAAAGGCGAGAAGCTCGGAGTGGCTAGAGGACGTGTATTGACGGTCGTAGACGCGGAGGAAGCACCGGTCGGCTCGAAGATAAGGGTTAGAGTGATCAGGGTCAAGGATAACATCTACATGGCTAGGTTCGAGCCTTGA